In Tsuneonella sp. CC-YZS046, the genomic window CAGCTCCCGCTTGTCGACATCCGGCATCGCGGCGGCATCGGCATTCTTCTGCTCGCCGAATGCGACGCGGCGATAGAGATAAAGCATATAGGCCGCGCCCAGGATGATGCCCGTGGTGCAGACCAGGGCGACCCAGCTCGAAACCTGATAGATCCCGGCCAGCGACAGGAATTCCCCAACGAAACCGCTGGTTCCCGGCAGACCGATCGAGGCCATGGTGAACAGCAGGAAGAACAGCGCATAGCGTGGCATGTTGATGGAAATCCCGCCGTAACGGTCGATTTCCCGCGTGTGCAGCCGATCGTAGATGATGCCGACGCAAAGGAACAGCGCGCCCGCCACCAGCCCGTGGCTCAACATCACGATCATCGCGCCTTCCAAGCCCTGCACGTTGAAGGCGAACAGGCCGATGGTGACGATCCCCATATGCGCAACCGAACTGTAGGCGATCAGCTTCTTCATGTCGTCCTGCACCAGCGCCACCAGCGAGGTGTAAACCACCGCGACCATCGACAGGACGAAGATCAGCCAGGCGAACTGCGCGCTGGCTTCCGGGAACATCGGAAGCGAAAAGCGGATGAAACCGTAGCCGCCCATCTTCAACAGCACGCCGGCCAGCAGCACAGAACCCGCCGTGGGAGCCTGAACGTGCGCATCGGGCAGCCAGGTATGGACCGGCCACATCGGCATCTTCACCGCGAAGCTGGCGAAGAAGGCCAGCCACAGCCAGGTCTGCGCGCGCGGCGGGAAGTCATAGGCCATCAGCGTCGGAATGTCGGTCGTGCCAGCCTCGTTCACCATCCACAGCATCGCGATCAGCATCAGCACGGAGCCGAGCAGCGTGTAGAGGAAGAACTTGTAGCTGGCGTAGATGCGGTCCTGCCCGCCCCAGATACCGATGATGAGATACATCGGGATCAGGCCGGCTTCGAAGAAGATGTAGAACAGGAACAGGTCCTGCGCCGCGAACACGCCGATCATCAGCACTTCCATCAGCAGGAAGGCGGCCATGTATTCGCCGACCCGCTTCTCGATGGAAAGCCAGCTCGCGCCGATGCAGATCGGCATCAGGAACACGGAAAGGATGATGAGCATCAATGCGATGCCGTCGATGCCCAGGGCCCACGAGAAGCCGGCGAAGATCGGCGCGCGTTCCACGAACTGCCATTGCGCGCCGCCGATATCGAAATTGGCCCAGAGCACGATCCCGAGGACGAGATCGACCAGCGTGGCCGCCAATGCGATCGTCCGGGCGGCCTTCGCCTCCGCGAACAGGCACGCCACCGCCGCCGCGAGCGGCACGAGCAGCATTACGGAAAGGATTGGAAAACCGTCCACTAGAAAACCCCGTTCGGACCGAGGCCGGCGAGGCCCCGCCCTTTCTTCGGACATGCGACGAGGGAAGAGAGAGCCTCCCCCCGGCCGGCTGGCAAGGCAAGGCGCATCACTGCACCATCACCCAGCTGACGGCGCCTACCAGCCCGAGCAGCATGACCAGGGCATAGCTGTAGAGATAACCCGACTGGACCCGCTGGGCATAGGTCGATCCCTTCGCCACGGCCCAGGCCGCGCCGTTCGGGCCGAAGCGGTCGATGATGCCGATATCGCCGATCTTCCAGAACTGGCGGCCGAGCCAGAAGGCAGGGCGCACGAACAGGAAGTGATACAGTTCGTCGAAATACCATTTATTATACAGGAACGCGTGAAGCTGCCGGAAACTGGCGACGAAGGCGGCCGGAAGCGCCGTGTTGCGGATGTAGGAATTCCAGGCCAGGCCCAGGCCGATCAGCATCACGATGCCCGGGGTCAGCTTCACCCACAGCGGCACTTCGTGGATCGCGTGGATCAGGTGCTCGTTGTAGAAGATGCTGCCGTTCCAGAATGCAGCTTCGTCGATGAAGGCATGGTGGAACACGAAGCCGGCCAGGACCGCGCCCAGCGACAGAACCGCCAGCGGCGCGAGCATCGTCCAGGGGCTTTCATGCGGGTGGTAGCCGCCCGTTCCATCGCCGTGGCCGGCATGGTCGGCGTGCCCGTGATCCTCATGGGCATGGCTAGGGGCATGGGCAGAGGCATGAGCATCATCGCCCGCATGATCGTCATGTCCGTGGCCAGCCTCTCCATGGGCGTCATGCACCGCATGCTGGATATGCTCGCTTTCGATCCAGCGCGGCTTGCCCCAGAAGGTCAGGAACATCAGGCGCCAGCTGTAAAAGCTGGTCAGCAGGGCCGCGAAGCTGCCCACGAAGAAAGCGAAGCGGCCGAGTTCGGTCCCGCTGCCGAAGGCGGCTTCAAGGATGGCGTCCTTGGAATAGAAGCCCGCGAAGCCGAACACGCCGAGGATGCCGACGCCGGTGATCGCCAGCGTGCCCGCCATCATCGCCCAGAAGGTGAGCGGGATATGCTTACGCAGCGCGCCGTAATAGCGCATGTCCTGCTCGTGATGCATGGCGTGGATCACCGAGCCGGCTCCCAGGAACAGCAGCGCCTTGAAGAAGGCGTGGGTGAACAGGTGGAACATCGCCGCGCCATAGGCGCCGACGCCCGCCGCGAAGAACATGTAGCCCAGCTGCGAGCAGGTCGAATAGGCGATCACCCGCTTGATGTCCCACTGGGTCGTGCCAACCGTGGCGGCGAAGAAGCAGGTCGCCGCGCCGATGACGGTGACGAAGGCCAGCGCGGCGGGCGCGGCCTCGAACATCGGGGACAGGCGGCAGACCATGAATACGCCGGCGGTGACCATGGTGGCGGCGTGGATCAGCGCGGAAACCGGGGTCGGGCCTTCCATCGCGTCGGGCAGCCAGGTGTGAAGGCCGAGCTGCGCGGACTTGCCCATCGCGCCGATGAACAGCAGGATGCACAGCACCGTCATCGTGTCGAGGCGGTAGCCGAGGAAGCCGATGGTCGAGCCGACCATGCCGGGCGCGGCTTCCAAGATCGCGGGGATCGAGGTGGTCTGGAACACCAGATAGGTCCCGAAGATGCCCAGCATGAAACCGAGGTCGCCCACGCGGTTGACCACGAAGGCCTTGATCGCGGCGGCGCAGGCGCTGGGCTTGCGGAACCAGAAGCCGATCAGCAGGTAGGACGCGAGGCCCACCCCTTCCCAGCCGAAGAACATCTGCACGAGGTTGTCCGCCGTCACCAGCATCAGCATGGCGAAGGTGAACAGGCTGAGATAGGCGAAGAAGCGCGGCTGGTCCGGGTCCTCCTCCATATAGCCCCAGCTGTAGAGGTGGACGAGCGCCGACACAGTGGTGATGACCACCAGCATGATCGCGGTCAGCGTATCGACCCGCAGCGCCCAGTCGAAAGTCAGGCTGCCCGAATGCACCCATTGCAGCACCGGCGTGACGCCCGGCTCCGCGCTTCCCGTGAGGAACTGGATGAAGATCGGCCAGCTCAGCGCGCAGGACAGGAAAAGCCCGCCGGTCGTGACCAGCTTCGCCGCCGTATTGCCGAGCGCGCGATTGCCCAGCCCCGCGATGATGGCGGCCAGCAGCGGCGCGAAGACGATGATCGGAATGGATGACACGGTGGCTTACCCCTTCATCCGGTTCACATCGTCGACCGCGATAGAGCCGCGGCCACGGAAATAGATCACCAGGATCGCAAGGCCGATGGCCGCTTCGCCGGCAGCCACGGTGAGCACGAACATCGCGAAGACCTGCCCCGTCAGATCGCCCAGAAAGGCACTGAACGCGACCAGATTGATGTTCACAGAGAGCAGGATCAGCTCAATCGCCATCAGGATGACGATCACGTTCTTGCGGTTGAGGAAAATGCCGAGCACGCCGAGCACGAACAGGATCGAGCTGACCACGACATAATGTTCGATGCCGATCATAGCTTGGCCCCCCTCATAGCTTGACCCCCTGGCCCACTTCCGGCCGCGTGTTGACGGTTGCCTCGTCCGGGCGGCGACGCACCTGCCTGGCGATGTTCTGCCCGCGCACGTCCGAACGCTGGCGATGGGTCAGGACGATCGCCCCCACCATCGCGACGAGCAGGATGATGCCCGCCGTTTCGAACAGGAACAGGTAGCGGCCATACAGCAGCGCGCCGATCGCCTTGATGTTGCTGACATCCAGCGGGGCGGCGGCGGTGCCGTCCGGCGTGCCAAGCTCCAGCGCCCCGGCCCGGTATGCCCCGATCCCCAGCACCAGCTCGGCCAGCAGGACCAGCGCGATCGCGATGCCCAGCGGGAAATTGCGAATGAAGCCGGCGCGCAGTTCGGCGAAGTCGATGTCCAGCATCATGACCACGAACAGGAACAGCACGGCGACCGCGCCGACATAGACGATGACCAGCAGCATCGCGATGAATTCGGCGCCGACCAGCACCATCAGCCCGGCCGCGTTGAAGAAGGACAGGATCAGCCACAAGACGGAGTGAACCGGATTGCGCGCCATGATGACCAGCGTGGCGGATGCAACGACCAGAGTGGCGAAGAGATAAAAGGCGAGTGTCTGAATCATCGTCAGGCGCGGCCCCTAGCGATAGGGCGCATCGGCTTCAAGGTTCGCGGCTATGGCCCGCTCCCACTTGTCCCCGTTCGCCAGCAATTTTGTCTTGTCGTAGAGCAGTTCCTCGCGCGTTTCGGTCGCATATTCGAAGTTCGGCCCCTCGACCACCGCATCCACCGGGCAGGCTTCCTGGCAGAAGCCGCAATAGATGCACTTGGTCATGTCGATGTCGTAGCGCGTGGTCCGCCGCGAGCCGTCCTCGCGCGGCTCCGCCTCGATCGTGATGGCCTGCGCCGGGCAGACAGCCTCGCACAGCTTGCAGGCAATGCAGCGCTCCTCGCCGTTGGGATAGCGGCGCAGCGCATGTTCGCCCCGGAAACGCGGGGAGAGCGGGTTCTTCTCAAAGGGATAGTTGATCGTCGCCTTCGGCTTGAAGAAATACTTAAAGGTCAGCGTATGCGCCTTCACGAATTCCCAGAGGGTGAAACTCTTGATGAAATGTGCGACGCTCATGCCCCGTACCTCGTGAACATAAGATAGCCGGAAACCAGCACCACGAAGAGCAGGCTCATCGGCAGGAAAATCTTCCAGCCCAACCGCATAAGCTGGTCATAACGATAGCGCGGGACGGTGGCCTTCACCCAGCTGAATATGAAGAAGAAAGCGAATATCTTGATAAACAGCCAGAGCCAGCCCGGAATCCAGTAGAGGAACGGGAGTTCGAGCGGCGGCAGCCATCCGCCGAAGAACAGCACCGCGTTGAGGGTGCACATCAGCAGCACGTTGGCATATTCGCCCAGCCAGTAGAGCGCGAAGCTCATCGAGCTGTATTCGGTCTGGTATCCGGCGACGAGTTCGGATTCAGCCTCGGTCAGGTCGAACGGCGCGCGCGCGGTCTCGGCCAAGCTGGAGATCAGGAACAGCACCCACATCGGGAACAGCAGCGGATTGAAGACGAACCCGTTGAGGAAACCGAACACATGGCCCTGCTGCGCCTTCACGATCTCGTTCATGTTGAAGGTCCCAGCCCACAGCACCACGCAGATCAGGATGAAGCCGATGGAGACTTCATAGCTGATCATCTGGGCAGCGGCGCGCATGGCGGAGAAGAACGGATATTTGGAATTGGACGCCCAACCCGCGATCACCACGCCGTAAACGCCCAGCGAGCTGACGGCGAGAATGTAGAGCAGGCCCACATTGATGTCGGCCAGCACCGCGCCGGAATTGAACGGGATCACCGCCCAGGCCATCAGGGCGACGGTGAAGGTGATGATCGGCGCGATCAGGAACAGGCCCTTGTTCGCCGCGCTGGGAACGATGGTTTCCTGCAGGAACACCTTCAGACCGTCCGCGAAAGACTGGAGCAGGCCGAAGGGGCCGACCACATTGGGGCCACGCCGCAAGGCCATCGCCGCCCAGATCTTGCGGTCCACGTAAATAATCATGGCCACCGCCAGCATCAGCGGCAGGGCGATCAGCAGGATTCCGCAAATGGTCGCGACAAACCACGCCCATTCGTAATTCATGCCGATGGTCTGGAAGAAGGCCGTCATTCCGCCGCCTCCGCCAGATCTTCCCCATGCAGCAGTTCGGCCGAACAGCGCTGCATCACCGCACTGGCCCGGCTGATCGGGTTGGTCAGGTAGAAATCCTTGATCGGATAGCCGGCGATCGAGCCGGAGAACGCGCCGCCGCCCGAGGGAAGCGCGCCGTAATCCGCCAGCCCCTCCTCGCCCAGCGCGGGAACTTCCGCGATCATCGCGGCCTGCAATTCGCTGAAACTGTCGAAACCGACGTCCACGCCCAGCGCATCGGCCAGCGCCCGCAGGATCGTCCAGTCCTCGCGCGCGTCGCCGGGGGCGAACACCGCCTTGTCGGCGAACTGCACCCGGCCTTCGGTATTGACGTAAGTGCCCGGCTTTTCGCTGTAAGCGGCGGCCGGCAGCACGATATCGGCGGCATGGGCGCCCTTGTCGCCATGATGGCCGATATAGACCTTGAGGCTGTCGGCGAACTGGCTGAAATCGACCTCGTCCGCGCCCAGCGCCAGCAATAGCTTCGGCTTGGCCCTGGCAATGTCGGCAATCCCGCCCTTCTGCGCATAGCCGAGCATCAGGCCGCCCATCCGGCTTGCCGCCATGTGCAGCACGTTGAACCCATTCCAATCGTCCCGCACGAGCTTGAACTTGCCCGCCAGCGCCAGCAGCGGCGCAAGCGCCCCCTTGGCCAGGCCAGCGCCGCCGAGGATGACCGCCGGACGCTCCGCCTTCTCCAGCGCTTCGGCCAACGCGGCCGGAAGATCGTTGAGGACGGGCAGGTCTTCGCCCAGGAAAACCGCCGGGAAGGTGGTTTCCCATTCCGGCCCCACGATGAATATCTTCGCGCCCCGCTTCGCCGCCTTGCGCAAGCGGACATTCACCAGCGGCGCTTCCCAGCGGACATGGCTGCCCACGATCAGGATGGCGTCGGCCGTCTCGATCCCGGCCAGCGTCGAATTGAAATTCACCGCCGCCAGATTGGACACGTCGTAATCCAGCCCGGTCTGGCGCCCTTCGAGCAGATCGGAGCCGAGCGCGCCGGCCAGCTTCTTGGCCGCGAACATGGTTTCGCAATCGAGCAGGTCGCCGGCTATCGCGGCGACGCTGCTGCCCGGCTTGGCCTTGGCGATGGTCTTGAACGCCTCGTCCCAGCTTGCCTGCTGCAGCTTGCCGGACTTGCGAATCCAGACCTTGTCGAGCCGCCGCCTGGTCAGGCCGTCCACCATGTAGCGGCCCTTGTCGGAGAGCCATTCCTCGTTCACGTCGTCATTGACGCGCGGAAGCGCGCGCAGCACTTCGCGGCCCCGGCTGTCCAGCCGGATATTCGCACCGACCGCGTCGGACACGTCGATGGACAGGGTCTTCTTCAATTCCCAGGGCCGCGCCTCGAACGCATAGGGCCGGCTGGTGAGCGCGCCCACCGGGCACAGGTCGATCACATTGGCCGAAAGCTCATGCTTCGCGGCCTTTTCGAGATAGGTCGTGATCTGCATGTTCTCGCCGCGATAGAGCGCGCCGATCTCGTCCACCCCGGCCACTTCCTCGGAAAAGCGCACGCAGCGGGTGCAGTGAATGCAGCGGGTCATCACCGTCTTTATCAGCGGACCCATGTATTTCTCGGTCACCGCGCGCTTGTGCTCGTGATAGCGCGAACCGCCCCGGCCATAGGCGATGGACTGGTCCTGCAGGTCGCATTCGCCGCCCTGGTCGCAGATCGGGCAATCGAGCGGGTGGTTGATGAGCAGGAACTCCATCACCCCTTCGCGCGCCTTCCTGACCATTTCGCTGTCGGTGCGGATTTCCTGGCCATCGGCGGCGGGCAGCGCGCAGCTTGCCTGCGGCTTGGGCGGCCCGGGCTTCACTTCGACCAGGCACATGCGGCAATTGCCGGCGATGGACAGCCGCTCGTGATAGCAGAAACGCGGGATTTCCTTGCCCGCAAGCTCGCATGCCTGCAGCACGGTGGCGCCTGCGGGAACCTCGATTTCCTGGCCGTCTACGGTGACTTTAGGCATTATTCGGCAGCCTCCTGCAGGGCGCCATGGCGTTCGGTGATCCGGCGTTCCAGCTCGGGGCGGAAGTGGCGGATCAGGCCCTGGATCGGCCAGGCGGCCGCATCGCCCAGCGCGCAGATGGTGTGACCTTCGACCTGCTTGGTGACCTGCTGCAGCATGTCGATTTCCTCGACCTCCGCATCGCCCATCCGCAGGCGTTCCATCACGCGGTACATCCAGCCGGTGCCTTCGCGGCACGGGGTGCACTGTCCGCAGCTTTCATGCATATAGAAATGGCTCAACCGGCTGATCGCGCGGACGATGTCGGTGGACTTGTCCATCACGATCACGGCGGCGGTGCCGAGACCGGAGCCCAGCTCCTTCAGCCCGTCGAAATCCATCGGCGCGTCCATGATCTGCGCCGCCGGAACCAACGGAACCGACGAGCCGCCCGGGATCACGGCCAGCAGATT contains:
- the nuoI gene encoding NADH-quinone oxidoreductase subunit NuoI; its protein translation is MSVAHFIKSFTLWEFVKAHTLTFKYFFKPKATINYPFEKNPLSPRFRGEHALRRYPNGEERCIACKLCEAVCPAQAITIEAEPREDGSRRTTRYDIDMTKCIYCGFCQEACPVDAVVEGPNFEYATETREELLYDKTKLLANGDKWERAIAANLEADAPYR
- the nuoL gene encoding NADH-quinone oxidoreductase subunit L translates to MSSIPIIVFAPLLAAIIAGLGNRALGNTAAKLVTTGGLFLSCALSWPIFIQFLTGSAEPGVTPVLQWVHSGSLTFDWALRVDTLTAIMLVVITTVSALVHLYSWGYMEEDPDQPRFFAYLSLFTFAMLMLVTADNLVQMFFGWEGVGLASYLLIGFWFRKPSACAAAIKAFVVNRVGDLGFMLGIFGTYLVFQTTSIPAILEAAPGMVGSTIGFLGYRLDTMTVLCILLFIGAMGKSAQLGLHTWLPDAMEGPTPVSALIHAATMVTAGVFMVCRLSPMFEAAPAALAFVTVIGAATCFFAATVGTTQWDIKRVIAYSTCSQLGYMFFAAGVGAYGAAMFHLFTHAFFKALLFLGAGSVIHAMHHEQDMRYYGALRKHIPLTFWAMMAGTLAITGVGILGVFGFAGFYSKDAILEAAFGSGTELGRFAFFVGSFAALLTSFYSWRLMFLTFWGKPRWIESEHIQHAVHDAHGEAGHGHDDHAGDDAHASAHAPSHAHEDHGHADHAGHGDGTGGYHPHESPWTMLAPLAVLSLGAVLAGFVFHHAFIDEAAFWNGSIFYNEHLIHAIHEVPLWVKLTPGIVMLIGLGLAWNSYIRNTALPAAFVASFRQLHAFLYNKWYFDELYHFLFVRPAFWLGRQFWKIGDIGIIDRFGPNGAAWAVAKGSTYAQRVQSGYLYSYALVMLLGLVGAVSWVMVQ
- the nuoK gene encoding NADH-quinone oxidoreductase subunit NuoK encodes the protein MIGIEHYVVVSSILFVLGVLGIFLNRKNVIVILMAIELILLSVNINLVAFSAFLGDLTGQVFAMFVLTVAAGEAAIGLAILVIYFRGRGSIAVDDVNRMKG
- the nuoG gene encoding NADH-quinone oxidoreductase subunit NuoG; translated protein: MPKVTVDGQEIEVPAGATVLQACELAGKEIPRFCYHERLSIAGNCRMCLVEVKPGPPKPQASCALPAADGQEIRTDSEMVRKAREGVMEFLLINHPLDCPICDQGGECDLQDQSIAYGRGGSRYHEHKRAVTEKYMGPLIKTVMTRCIHCTRCVRFSEEVAGVDEIGALYRGENMQITTYLEKAAKHELSANVIDLCPVGALTSRPYAFEARPWELKKTLSIDVSDAVGANIRLDSRGREVLRALPRVNDDVNEEWLSDKGRYMVDGLTRRRLDKVWIRKSGKLQQASWDEAFKTIAKAKPGSSVAAIAGDLLDCETMFAAKKLAGALGSDLLEGRQTGLDYDVSNLAAVNFNSTLAGIETADAILIVGSHVRWEAPLVNVRLRKAAKRGAKIFIVGPEWETTFPAVFLGEDLPVLNDLPAALAEALEKAERPAVILGGAGLAKGALAPLLALAGKFKLVRDDWNGFNVLHMAASRMGGLMLGYAQKGGIADIARAKPKLLLALGADEVDFSQFADSLKVYIGHHGDKGAHAADIVLPAAAYSEKPGTYVNTEGRVQFADKAVFAPGDAREDWTILRALADALGVDVGFDSFSELQAAMIAEVPALGEEGLADYGALPSGGGAFSGSIAGYPIKDFYLTNPISRASAVMQRCSAELLHGEDLAEAAE
- a CDS encoding NADH-quinone oxidoreductase subunit M; its protein translation is MSEERAGPRRPRSERGFLVDGFPILSVMLLVPLAAAVACLFAEAKAARTIALAATLVDLVLGIVLWANFDIGGAQWQFVERAPIFAGFSWALGIDGIALMLIILSVFLMPICIGASWLSIEKRVGEYMAAFLLMEVLMIGVFAAQDLFLFYIFFEAGLIPMYLIIGIWGGQDRIYASYKFFLYTLLGSVLMLIAMLWMVNEAGTTDIPTLMAYDFPPRAQTWLWLAFFASFAVKMPMWPVHTWLPDAHVQAPTAGSVLLAGVLLKMGGYGFIRFSLPMFPEASAQFAWLIFVLSMVAVVYTSLVALVQDDMKKLIAYSSVAHMGIVTIGLFAFNVQGLEGAMIVMLSHGLVAGALFLCVGIIYDRLHTREIDRYGGISINMPRYALFFLLFTMASIGLPGTSGFVGEFLSLAGIYQVSSWVALVCTTGIILGAAYMLYLYRRVAFGEQKNADAAAMPDVDKRELLMLVPIAAAVLWMGVYPESFLAPMRKDIAALDARVARAAPEGDAKLAMGKPKPSGHAEHDAHAAQGGAH
- a CDS encoding NADH-quinone oxidoreductase subunit J, which produces MIQTLAFYLFATLVVASATLVIMARNPVHSVLWLILSFFNAAGLMVLVGAEFIAMLLVIVYVGAVAVLFLFVVMMLDIDFAELRAGFIRNFPLGIAIALVLLAELVLGIGAYRAGALELGTPDGTAAAPLDVSNIKAIGALLYGRYLFLFETAGIILLVAMVGAIVLTHRQRSDVRGQNIARQVRRRPDEATVNTRPEVGQGVKL
- the nuoH gene encoding NADH-quinone oxidoreductase subunit NuoH; this encodes MTAFFQTIGMNYEWAWFVATICGILLIALPLMLAVAMIIYVDRKIWAAMALRRGPNVVGPFGLLQSFADGLKVFLQETIVPSAANKGLFLIAPIITFTVALMAWAVIPFNSGAVLADINVGLLYILAVSSLGVYGVVIAGWASNSKYPFFSAMRAAAQMISYEVSIGFILICVVLWAGTFNMNEIVKAQQGHVFGFLNGFVFNPLLFPMWVLFLISSLAETARAPFDLTEAESELVAGYQTEYSSMSFALYWLGEYANVLLMCTLNAVLFFGGWLPPLELPFLYWIPGWLWLFIKIFAFFFIFSWVKATVPRYRYDQLMRLGWKIFLPMSLLFVVLVSGYLMFTRYGA